GCTGATCTTGTCGGTGCCCTCGGGCAGGGGCTCCGGCACGGCCAGGCTGATCAGCTTGGCGGCCTCGCCCAGGGTGACCGGCGCGTCCAGGTCCAGTTCACCGGTGTCGCGGCCCAGCAGGACGCCGCGCAGCAGCAGGAACGCCAGGGCCTCGCGGGTGGCCTGATCCGCCGCGGCCGCGTCCGCGTAGCCCTCCAGCACGCGCAGGTCAGCGCCGGCCAGCTGGTCGCCGGCGACGGCCTTGGCGAGCAGGCGGATCGCCTCGCCGCGGGTGAGCGGACCCTCAGCCTCGTCGGCCAGGGAGGCGCCCGCCCGGACCAGCAGGTCGCGGAAGGACGCACCGTCAAGCGCGGCGTTCAGGTCGAGCTCTGCCGCTTCCTCAATGATGCCGTGCCTGATCAGGTCGCAGGCATAGGGGGCTGCCCAGTGGTCGCCCAGGCCGCAGTCCGTGGGTGCGGCCGGCACGACCGGCGCGGCGTAGGCACCGGAGGGCAGCGCGAGAAGCGAGACCATGAGTGCTACGATTCCCGATGTCAGGAGCCGCATCAACCGGTTCATGGTTTGCCTCCTCCTGCAGCGCCAGAAGGCGCGTGTTTTTTGGCAATAGCAATGGTACCACAAAAATGATTTGGACTCCTGCAAATTCCTGCGCGCCTTCCGTGAAGGGGACCTCTTGGCCACCCGCGGCATAACCGGTTCATCGGCGAGCATACATCTGGCGTGTGGACGGGCCGTGGCTTACCGTGGGCAGAGAAGGGGGCGGGTGCGGATGATGGAGCGGATAACGGTCATCGGGGGCACCGTGGCGGGGGTGGAGATCGCGGCGCTGATGGCGCGGGCGGGATACGCCACCTGCCTGCACGAGCCCGATCAAGCCGCCCTGGCCGAGGCCGGACGCCGGCTGCAGGACCGGCTGCTCGGCCGGCAGGGGGAAGGGGGCGGGGCTGCCTCCGTGGCCCAACTGGCGGCGGTGCGGGTGCGGCTGGAGGCGGTGCCGGAGGTGGCGGTGGCCGACGCAGACCTGGTCATCGAGGCGTCGTCGGTGGACCTGCCGGGCAAGCGGGAGCTGTTCGCGCGGCTGGACAGCTTCGCGCCGGCCCACGCCATCCTGGCCACCTGCTCGCCGACGATCTCCTCGGCCTACCTGGCGGCCGCCACCAGTCGGCCCGACCGGGTCGTCAGCCTGGGCTTCTTCAGCCCGCCCCTGGCGCCGCCGGCGGTCGCGGTGATCCAGGAGCCGCACCTGGCGCCGGAGGTGGTGGCCGCGGTGGCCGAGGTGGTCTGGCGGACGGGCCGTGAGCCGCTCCTGCTCCGGCGGGGCCGGGAACCCGAGGGGATGGCCTGAGCCCCGCGGACGCGCGGCGGCGCCCCGACTCCGGGGGCGCCGCCGCACCTTTACGCTTCGCTGATATCGGCGTTCGTATACACGTTCTGCACGTCGTCGTGCTCCTCCAGCAGGTCCAGGAGGCGCATCAGCTGTTCGGCTTCCTCGCCCGACACGGCCACGGTCGTGGTGGGCACCATGGCCACCTCGCCCTTCTCCACCGGGACGCCCGCCGCCTCCAGTTGCTTCATCACCTGGTTGAGCGCATCCGGGGCGGTGTAGATCGCGTAGGAGTCCTCCTCCGTGACCAGGTCCTCCGCGCCGGCGTCCAGGGCGATCATCATGAGGTCGTCCTCGCCGATGGGGGTCTCGCCCCGGTCGATCTCGATCACGCCGCGCTTCTTGAACATCCAGCTGACGCAGCCGGTCTCACCCAACGAGCCGCCGTGCTTGGAGAAGATGTGGCGCACGTCTGCCGCGGTGCGGTTGCGGTTGTCGGTGACGATGTTCATCATGATGGCGACGCCGCCGGGGCCATAGCCCTCGTACACGATCTCGTCGAAGCGCTCGGCGCTGTCCAGCCCGGCCCCGCGGGCGATGGCCCGCTGGATGTTCTCGTTGGGCATGTTGGCCTTGCGGGCCGCGGCGACCGCCACCTTCAGCAGAAAGTTGGTCTCCGGATCGGGCCCTCCCTCTCGGGCGGCCTTCATGATGTCCTTCGTGATGCGGGAGAAGGTCGCCCCTCGCTGCTGGTCCAGTTTGGCTTTCGATCGCTTGATGTTCTCCCACTTTCGGCCCAAGGGTGAAACCCCCTCCGACTAGATTGGCGCTGAACATTGTAGCACGCAGCGAAATCGGGCGACAAGGCGGATCCCGCGGTGTGGTCCACGAAACGTCTTTACTGGAATCTCCTGTAACTCCGGATGACGAACCGGAGGAAACTGGCTATAATACATAAAGAAAGGAGGTGATGGGACGTGGCCCGGTCGGACATGATCGAGGTGGATGGCGTGATCGTCGAGCCCCGGTCCAACGGCTTCTTCACCGTCCGGCTCGACCTGGAGAACCAGCCGGAGGTGATCGCTCACCTGGGAGGCAAGCTGCGCCGGCACTACATCCGCGTCGTGCCCGGCGACCGGGTGACGGTGGAGCTCAGCCCCTACGATCTCACGCGCGGCCGCATCGTCTACCGCTATCGGCACTGAACCAGCGCAGAACCGACGGCACGAATCCGCATGGGTTGCGGTGAGCTTCGAACCGCCGGTTTTGCCCTGGTGGGCGAAGGGGGAGCCCAGGCAGGCTCCCCCTTCGCGTGAATACCATGGAACGGGGGACCGCGGACGCGGCCTCCCGCCTCAGAAGTCTACGCTGTCGATCTGATCGATGCGGGTGGCCCTGGCCAGGCCGTTTCGGTCCACCGTGTACACGACGTCGTTGTCAAACGCCACGACCTTCTGGCGCCGGATGACGACGCCGTCCACGACCAGGCTCGTGTTAAACCCGCCACCCCGCAGGTCCTCCAGCAGCTGGCGGATGGTTCCGTTCTGCATGTGGGGACTCCTCCTCAGGGACGGATTGAGAGAGCCGGGGCACAGCCTCCCAGGTTTACATTATGCGTTCCCGCCCGCGGATGTCCGAATGGGGAAAGGAGGGGAGGCGGGGGTGCCGATCGCCTGTCGCTTCGCGCGGAGGGGCATGCTGGTCGCACCGCGCCGGCTGACCGCTCCCGGGGGGCCTGTTTCCCGGGTTGAGGGCTCCACGGCCGGTTCCGGGGGTGACCGGAGCGGCGGACGCGATCCGATCGTCGAGCTGCTGGCCGAACTCCGGGGACGTGCGGTGACGCTGCAGGTGGGGCAGCGGCTGCTCACCGGCCGGCTCATCCTGGCCGACCCCGTGGTGATCGTGGACGGGCAGGGCCGCGCGACGTGCGCGCGGCCGGAGGCGGTGGTGGCGGTGACGTTCTGAGCGGCGCGGATACACGAAGGCTTGGCTCGCCGGCGGCGCCGCAGGTATACTGTGATCTGAACACTTGGAGCCTGGAGGGGGTCCTGTTGAGTTCTTCGCTGCGTTTCACCGTCTCGCCGTCTCTGCTCGGTCCCCATCCCCACGAACTGACGTACCAGGCCGAGGCCATCCGGATCGCCCACCGGATGCTTCACGAACGGACAGGCCCGGGCGCCGGGTTCACCGGCTGGCTGGACCTGCCCGAGCGCTACGACCGCGAGGAGTTCCGCCGCATCCAGGAGGCGGCCGCGCGCATTCGCGGCGATTCCGACGTCCTGGTGGTCATCGGGATCGGCGGCTCCTACCTGGGGGCGCGGGCAACCGTCGAGGCGCTCGGGCACGCCTTCCACAACCTGTTGCCTCCCGAGCGCCGCGGGGCGCCCCAGATCTTCTTCGCCGGCACCGACCTGAGCCCGCGCTATCTGACGGAACTGCTCGACGTGCTGGAGGACCGGGAGGTATCGCTCAACGTCGTCTCCAAGTCCGGGACAACCACGGAGCCGGCCATCGCCTTCCGGCTGCTGCGGAACTGGATGGAGCGCCGGTACGGCAAGGAGGGCGCGCGCCGGCGCATCTACGCGACCACCGACGCCGCCCGGGGCGCGCTGAAGCAGCTGGCAGACGCCGAGGGGTACACCCGGTTCGTCATCCCCGACGACGTCGGCGGCCGCTACTCGGTGCTCACGGCCGTGGGCCTGCTGCCGATCGCCGCCGCCGGCATCGATATCGACGCGCTCATGGCCGGCGCCGCCGCGGCCGCCGCGGCGTACAGCGACCCGGATCTCGAGCGGAACCCGTGCTACCAGTACGCCGCCGCCCGCAACGCCCTCTATCGCAAGGGCATGACGACGGAGGTGCTGGTCACCTACGAGCCCGCCCTGAAGGCGACGGCCGAGTGGTGGAAGCAGCTGTTCGGCGAGTCGGAGGGGAAGGACGGCAAGGGCATCTTCCCCGCCGCCGCGGCCTTCACCACCGACCTGCACTCCTTGGGCCAGTATATCCAGGAGGGCATGCGGAACCTGTTCGAGACGGTGGTGCACGTGGAACGGCCGTCCGTCGACATCCCGCTGCCCCCCGGCGACGAGGGCGACGGCCTGGGCTTCCTGGGCGGCCAGACGCTGCACCACGTGAACCACACCGCGTTCCTCGCCACCCGGCTGGCCCACACCGAGGGAGGCGTGCCCAACCTCACCCTCACCCTGCCGGAGCTCACGCCCTACCATTACGGCTACATGCTCTACTTCTTCATGAAGGCCTGCGCGATCAGCGGGTATCTGCTGGGGGTCAACCCCTTCGACCAGCCCGGCGTCGAGGCGTACAAGCAGAACATGTACGCGCTGCTGGGCAAGCCGGGGTTCGAGGCCCGCCGGGCCGAGATCGAGGAACGCCTCTAGGGCTAGGAAGTCGGATCACACACAAAAGCGGCGCCCCCGCATGTGCCGGGGGCGCCGCCGTGCGATTGGCGCCGGACGTTACGCGCGAGCCGGGCGGCTCTGGGCCAGGTTGACGGTCAGAACACGGCCGTTGTACGGCTGGCCGTTCAGGGCCTCGATGGCCCCGGCGGCCGCCTCCTCTTCCATGTCCACGAACCCGAACCCGCGGCTGCGGCGGGTCTCCCGGTCCAGGACGATCTTCGACCGCTTCACTTCCCCGTACGGGGCGAAGAGCGCCTCCAGTTCCTCATCCGTGGTAGCCCAGGGCAGATTCCCGACGAAAATGCTCACAACGGCCAAGTCTGACAGCCTCCTAAGTGAGAGTCACGGACCCGGCATACCTCTTCGCCCTTGCGACCGAGAAACCTGCCGCTTCGGCGAAATTTGCTGCCGGGCTGCGGCAGCGGGCTACCGGAGCAGGAGTGCGCCGATGACCAGCGAGGCGACCACGCCGTAGATGGGGGAGAGCTTCAGGTACTGCACCGAGATGAAGTAGGCGGCGGCGATGCCGAAGGGCAGCCAGCTCAGGAGCCCCGTGCCCTTGGGCTGGAAGGCGTAGCCGGCGAAGTCCCAGGCGAGCATCGCGAGCATCACGAAGACCACCGGACGGATGCCGTTTACCATCCCCTTCAGGACCGGGCTGTCCTTGAACCGGAGCATCAGCCCCGCCAGGGCGATCATGATCAGCCCGACGGGCAGGGTCACGGCGAGCAGGGCGACGATCGCACCCGGCCATCCGGCCACCCGGTAGCCGATGTACATGGTCAGCTTGGTCGCGATGGGCCCGGGCAGCGCGTTCCCCATGGCCAGGGCTGTTCCGAACTCTTCCCGGCTCACCCAGGCGAACACTTCCACGGCCTCGTGCTCGTACAGGGGGACGATGGACGGCCCTCCGCCGAACCCCAGGAGCGTCGCACGGCCAAAACCGATGAACAGGTCAAGCAGGGTCTTCCACTGCATCGCGACCAACCTACCTTTCCGGGATGTGATGAGGAGCGTGACCGATCGAAGGGCGGATCTGCGACAGCCGGCGAATCTTCTCTGCAGGTAAGTTTCAGGCTTGGAGAGAAGTTCTCCTGTCGGAGCGAGGAGGAATGCAGGATGAACGACCTCTGGGCCATCCTCTTGGCCTTCGGT
The nucleotide sequence above comes from Symbiobacterium thermophilum IAM 14863. Encoded proteins:
- the infA gene encoding translation initiation factor IF-1 translates to MARSDMIEVDGVIVEPRSNGFFTVRLDLENQPEVIAHLGGKLRRHYIRVVPGDRVTVELSPYDLTRGRIVYRYRH
- a CDS encoding RNA recognition motif domain-containing protein, which translates into the protein MAVVSIFVGNLPWATTDEELEALFAPYGEVKRSKIVLDRETRRSRGFGFVDMEEEAAAGAIEALNGQPYNGRVLTVNLAQSRPARA
- a CDS encoding 3-hydroxyacyl-CoA dehydrogenase NAD-binding domain-containing protein, which produces MMERITVIGGTVAGVEIAALMARAGYATCLHEPDQAALAEAGRRLQDRLLGRQGEGGGAASVAQLAAVRVRLEAVPEVAVADADLVIEASSVDLPGKRELFARLDSFAPAHAILATCSPTISSAYLAAATSRPDRVVSLGFFSPPLAPPAVAVIQEPHLAPEVVAAVAEVVWRTGREPLLLRRGREPEGMA
- a CDS encoding YebC/PmpR family DNA-binding transcriptional regulator, whose protein sequence is MGRKWENIKRSKAKLDQQRGATFSRITKDIMKAAREGGPDPETNFLLKVAVAAARKANMPNENIQRAIARGAGLDSAERFDEIVYEGYGPGGVAIMMNIVTDNRNRTAADVRHIFSKHGGSLGETGCVSWMFKKRGVIEIDRGETPIGEDDLMMIALDAGAEDLVTEEDSYAIYTAPDALNQVMKQLEAAGVPVEKGEVAMVPTTTVAVSGEEAEQLMRLLDLLEEHDDVQNVYTNADISEA
- a CDS encoding glucose-6-phosphate isomerase produces the protein MSSSLRFTVSPSLLGPHPHELTYQAEAIRIAHRMLHERTGPGAGFTGWLDLPERYDREEFRRIQEAAARIRGDSDVLVVIGIGGSYLGARATVEALGHAFHNLLPPERRGAPQIFFAGTDLSPRYLTELLDVLEDREVSLNVVSKSGTTTEPAIAFRLLRNWMERRYGKEGARRRIYATTDAARGALKQLADAEGYTRFVIPDDVGGRYSVLTAVGLLPIAAAGIDIDALMAGAAAAAAAYSDPDLERNPCYQYAAARNALYRKGMTTEVLVTYEPALKATAEWWKQLFGESEGKDGKGIFPAAAAFTTDLHSLGQYIQEGMRNLFETVVHVERPSVDIPLPPGDEGDGLGFLGGQTLHHVNHTAFLATRLAHTEGGVPNLTLTLPELTPYHYGYMLYFFMKACAISGYLLGVNPFDQPGVEAYKQNMYALLGKPGFEARRAEIEERL
- a CDS encoding chromate transporter; translated protein: MQWKTLLDLFIGFGRATLLGFGGGPSIVPLYEHEAVEVFAWVSREEFGTALAMGNALPGPIATKLTMYIGYRVAGWPGAIVALLAVTLPVGLIMIALAGLMLRFKDSPVLKGMVNGIRPVVFVMLAMLAWDFAGYAFQPKGTGLLSWLPFGIAAAYFISVQYLKLSPIYGVVASLVIGALLLR